The following coding sequences are from one Kosakonia sp. H02 window:
- a CDS encoding multidrug efflux MFS transporter, which yields MESWKVNLISVWFGCFFTGLAISQILPFLPLYVAQLGVTSHEALSMWSGLTFSITFLVSAIVSPMWGSLADRKGRKLMLLRASLGMAIAILLQAFATNIWQLLILRGVMGLTSGYIPNAMALVASQVPRERSGWALSTLSTAQISGVIGGPLMGGFLADHLGLRMVFIITALLLIVSFLVTLFLIKEGGRPKVKKGERLSGKAVFSTLPYPALVISLFVTTMVIQLCNGSVGPILALFIQSLSPDTANIAFLSGLIASVPGMSALISAPRLGKLGDRIGTSRILMATLACAVVLFFAMSFVTSPLQLGILRFLLGFADGAMLPAVQTLLLKYSSDQVTGRIFGYNQSFMYLGNVAGPLMGATVSAMAGFRWVFVATAIVVLINLWQLVLAFRRVEQKR from the coding sequence ATGGAATCCTGGAAGGTCAATCTTATCTCGGTGTGGTTCGGGTGTTTTTTTACCGGGCTTGCCATCAGCCAAATTCTGCCGTTCTTGCCGCTGTATGTCGCGCAACTGGGCGTCACTTCTCACGAAGCGCTGTCGATGTGGTCGGGCTTAACCTTCAGCATCACGTTCCTTGTTTCGGCCATCGTTTCGCCGATGTGGGGCAGCCTGGCGGATCGCAAAGGGCGCAAGCTGATGCTGCTGCGCGCCTCCCTCGGCATGGCGATCGCCATTCTGTTGCAGGCTTTCGCCACCAACATCTGGCAGTTGTTGATCCTGCGCGGTGTGATGGGGCTGACCTCGGGTTATATCCCCAATGCGATGGCGCTGGTGGCCTCGCAGGTGCCGCGCGAGCGCAGCGGCTGGGCGCTAAGCACACTGTCGACGGCACAAATCAGCGGCGTGATTGGCGGCCCGCTAATGGGCGGTTTTCTCGCAGACCATTTAGGTTTGCGCATGGTGTTTATCATCACCGCGCTGTTGCTGATAGTGAGCTTCCTGGTGACGCTGTTTTTGATCAAAGAAGGGGGCAGGCCGAAGGTGAAAAAGGGCGAGCGGCTGAGTGGCAAAGCGGTGTTCTCCACACTTCCTTACCCGGCGCTGGTCATCAGCCTGTTTGTGACCACCATGGTCATTCAGCTCTGTAATGGATCGGTGGGGCCGATTCTGGCGCTGTTTATTCAGTCGTTATCTCCCGATACCGCCAACATTGCATTTCTCAGCGGGCTTATCGCCTCGGTACCGGGGATGTCAGCGCTGATCTCTGCGCCACGGCTGGGGAAACTCGGCGATCGCATCGGGACGTCGCGCATTTTAATGGCGACGCTGGCCTGTGCGGTGGTGCTGTTTTTTGCCATGTCGTTCGTCACTTCTCCACTGCAACTCGGTATTTTGCGTTTCCTGCTGGGCTTTGCCGATGGCGCAATGCTGCCCGCGGTACAAACTCTGTTGCTGAAGTACTCCAGCGATCAGGTCACCGGGCGCATCTTTGGTTATAACCAGTCCTTTATGTACCTCGGCAACGTTGCGGGCCCGCTAATGGGCGCGACGGTATCGGCGATGGCGGGCTTTCGCTGGGTATTTGTTGCCACAGCGATCGTCGTCTTGATTAACCTTTGGCAACTGGTGCTGGCATTTCGCCGCGTGGAGCAAAAAAGATAA
- the iraP gene encoding anti-adapter protein IraP produces the protein MKNLIAELLVKLAEKEEESKELVAQVEALEIVVTALLRRMAAPEQQALVKSIEGALNEVHPGDQVSHQDTELLRQYIKKLLLHPRS, from the coding sequence ATGAAAAATCTCATCGCTGAGTTATTGGTTAAGCTTGCGGAAAAAGAAGAAGAGTCAAAAGAACTGGTTGCACAGGTTGAGGCCCTGGAAATTGTCGTGACTGCACTGCTGCGTCGTATGGCAGCCCCGGAGCAGCAAGCGTTAGTTAAGAGCATTGAAGGCGCGCTGAACGAAGTCCATCCGGGCGATCAGGTCTCACATCAGGACACGGAGCTTTTGCGACAATACATAAAAAAGCTTTTACTGCACCCGCGTAGCTGA